A genomic region of Microlunatus sagamiharensis contains the following coding sequences:
- a CDS encoding RraA family protein, whose translation MADDRTAALIERLRAVDSTSLADAGPALRVLPTGIAALRPGARVVGTAVPVDSRDDLVPVLVGLRSAGPGDVLVVSGSADLALAGELFATEALRRGLAGIVIDGLCRDSRTLRTIDLPVFARGTSPRAYGATKLPVTDAPIVVGGAEVRPGDLVLADDDGVVVGSPEEVLAAIEGAEGIQRREEALREAIGRGESIFDHLNLDEHLAALHEGGDSRLRFS comes from the coding sequence GTGGCGGACGACCGGACGGCGGCGCTGATCGAGCGGCTGCGAGCGGTGGACTCGACCTCGCTCGCCGACGCCGGGCCGGCGCTGCGGGTGCTCCCGACCGGGATCGCCGCGCTGCGACCGGGCGCGAGGGTCGTCGGCACCGCGGTCCCGGTCGACTCCCGCGACGACCTCGTGCCGGTCCTCGTGGGGCTGCGCTCCGCCGGCCCGGGCGACGTCCTCGTGGTCAGCGGCTCGGCGGACCTGGCCCTCGCCGGTGAGCTCTTCGCCACCGAGGCGCTGCGGCGGGGGCTGGCCGGCATCGTCATCGACGGCCTGTGCCGCGACAGCCGGACGCTGCGCACGATCGACCTGCCCGTCTTCGCGCGCGGGACGAGCCCGCGGGCGTACGGGGCGACCAAGCTGCCGGTGACCGACGCGCCGATCGTCGTGGGCGGCGCCGAGGTGCGCCCGGGCGACCTGGTCCTCGCCGACGACGACGGGGTGGTCGTCGGGTCGCCCGAGGAGGTCCTCGCCGCGATCGAGGGCGCGGAGGGGATCCAGCGGCGCGAGGAGGCGCTCCGTGAGGCGATCGGGCGGGGCGAGTCGATCTTCGACCACCTGAACCTCGACGAGCACCTCGCCGCCCTCCACGAGGGCGGCGACAGCCGCCTGCGCTTCTCGTGA
- the recR gene encoding recombination mediator RecR, with protein MYEGPVQDLIDELGRLPGIGPKSAQRLAFHLLAADAEDVLRLAATLQLVKETVKFCEVCFNVSEDTRCRICRDPRRDQTAICVVEESKDVVAVERTREFRGTYHVLGGAISPIDGVGPADLKIRELCLRLADGTVTEVILATDPNLEGEATATYLSRLLLPMGVRVSRLASGLPVGGDLEYADEVTLGRAFEGRRFVEAS; from the coding sequence GTGTACGAGGGTCCGGTCCAGGACCTCATCGACGAGCTCGGCCGGCTGCCGGGCATCGGGCCCAAGAGCGCCCAGCGCCTCGCCTTCCACCTCCTCGCCGCCGACGCGGAGGACGTGCTGCGCCTCGCGGCCACGCTCCAGCTGGTCAAGGAGACGGTGAAGTTCTGCGAGGTCTGCTTCAACGTCTCCGAGGACACGCGCTGCCGCATCTGCCGCGACCCGCGGCGTGACCAGACGGCCATCTGCGTGGTCGAGGAGTCCAAGGACGTGGTCGCGGTCGAGCGGACGCGTGAGTTCCGTGGGACCTACCACGTGCTCGGCGGCGCGATCAGCCCGATCGACGGCGTCGGTCCGGCCGACCTCAAGATCCGCGAGCTCTGCCTGCGCCTCGCCGACGGGACCGTCACCGAGGTCATCCTCGCCACCGACCCCAACCTCGAGGGCGAGGCCACCGCGACCTACCTGTCGCGGCTGCTGCTGCCCATGGGCGTACGGGTCAGCCGGCTCGCCAGCGGGCTGCCCGTCGGCGGCGACCTGGAGTACGCCGACGAGGTCACCCTCGGTCGGGCGTTCGAGGGGCGGCGCTTCGTCGAGGCGAGCTGA
- a CDS encoding YbaB/EbfC family nucleoid-associated protein, producing the protein MIPDGGDMSGLLAQAQAMQAQLVAAQQELAEATVEGSSGGDMVTATVTGAGELVGLVIKPEAVDPEDTETLADLVLAAVRDANHQAQALAASKLGPLAGGLGGGGLPF; encoded by the coding sequence ATGATCCCCGACGGTGGCGACATGTCCGGCCTGCTCGCTCAGGCGCAGGCGATGCAGGCCCAGCTGGTGGCCGCGCAGCAGGAGCTCGCCGAGGCCACGGTCGAGGGCAGTTCCGGCGGCGACATGGTGACCGCCACGGTCACCGGCGCCGGTGAGCTCGTCGGCCTCGTGATCAAGCCCGAGGCCGTCGACCCGGAGGACACCGAGACCCTCGCCGACCTCGTGCTCGCCGCCGTCCGCGACGCCAACCACCAGGCCCAGGCCCTCGCCGCCTCCAAGCTCGGGCCGCTGGCCGGCGGGCTCGGCGGCGGCGGGCTGCCCTTCTAG
- a CDS encoding Gfo/Idh/MocA family protein has product MSTAPSADPHRVIRWGIVGPGRIAESVAPDFAHVEDAELVAVASRSEQRARAFADKHGAARAYGGYGGILGDDEVDAIYIATPHPQHEAVALACIAAGKAVLVEKSFTATVPGAQRVIDLARSEQVFAMEAMWTRFQPVLVKVRELVADGAIGEVRQVQADLGVDRPYDPKDRLFDLAQGGGAMLDLGVYVVSIAQHFLGDPTSVSVSGSLAPTGADVEAGLLLGYDDGRAASLLMSLRHATPGSARIHGTKGWIEIHPRFHHPKAFTLGRSGAEPERFELPPLGVGYSHELIEVNDCLRAGRTESEVMPLSDTLAVQRVLNDAAEQLGVHHEEDERVAV; this is encoded by the coding sequence GTGAGCACAGCACCGTCCGCGGACCCGCACCGCGTCATCCGCTGGGGCATCGTCGGACCGGGCCGGATCGCCGAGTCGGTCGCGCCGGACTTCGCGCACGTCGAGGACGCCGAGCTCGTGGCGGTCGCCAGCCGCTCCGAGCAGCGGGCGCGGGCCTTCGCCGACAAGCACGGCGCCGCGCGGGCGTACGGGGGCTACGGCGGCATCCTCGGCGACGACGAGGTCGACGCGATCTACATCGCGACGCCGCACCCGCAGCACGAGGCCGTCGCGCTCGCCTGCATCGCGGCGGGCAAGGCGGTGCTGGTGGAGAAGTCGTTCACCGCCACCGTGCCCGGCGCCCAGCGCGTGATCGACCTCGCCCGCTCCGAGCAGGTCTTCGCGATGGAGGCGATGTGGACGCGCTTCCAGCCGGTGCTGGTGAAGGTCCGCGAGCTCGTCGCGGACGGCGCGATCGGCGAGGTCCGCCAGGTCCAGGCCGACCTCGGGGTCGACCGCCCGTACGACCCGAAGGACCGGCTCTTCGACCTCGCCCAGGGCGGCGGCGCGATGCTCGACCTCGGCGTCTACGTCGTCTCGATCGCCCAGCACTTCCTCGGCGACCCGACCTCGGTGTCGGTCAGCGGTTCGCTGGCCCCGACCGGGGCGGACGTCGAGGCCGGGCTGCTGCTCGGCTACGACGACGGCCGCGCCGCCTCGCTGCTGATGTCGCTGCGCCACGCGACGCCGGGCTCCGCCCGCATCCACGGCACGAAGGGCTGGATCGAGATCCATCCACGCTTCCACCACCCGAAGGCCTTCACCCTCGGCCGGTCGGGGGCCGAGCCGGAGCGGTTCGAGCTCCCGCCGCTCGGGGTCGGCTACAGCCACGAGCTGATCGAGGTCAACGACTGCCTGCGCGCCGGGCGCACGGAGAGCGAGGTCATGCCGCTGTCGGACACCCTCGCCGTGCAGCGCGTGCTCAACGACGCCGCCGAGCAGCTCGGCGTCCACCACGAGGAGGACGAGCGCGTTGCCGTCTGA
- a CDS encoding aspartate kinase, giving the protein MRVVQKYGGSSVADAESIKRVAKRVVATKQLGHDVVVVISAMGDTTDELMDLALQVTPQPPPRELDMLLTAGERMSAALLAMAIADQGLHARSLTGSQAGIITTGTHGNARIIDITPGRITKALDADDIVIVAGFQGVAQDTKDVTTLGRGASDTTAVALAASLGADYCEIYTDVDGVYTADPRIVPSAQRIPEISYEEMLEMAACGAKILHLRCVEYARRERVPVQVRSSFSDKPGTWVRDPQPVDPDAQPDPEGAPVEQAIISGVAHDRGEAKITIVGVPDKIGEAARIFEAVAATEINIDMIVQNVSAVATSRTDISFTLPKTDGVTAITALNALQEEVGFTDVLYDDQIGKVSVVGVGMRSHPGVTAKFFSALAAANVNIGMISTSEIRISVVVDQDDVDRAVAAAHTAFGLDATEQAVVYAGTGR; this is encoded by the coding sequence GTGAGAGTGGTGCAGAAGTACGGCGGCTCGTCGGTCGCCGACGCGGAGAGCATCAAGCGCGTCGCCAAGCGGGTCGTGGCCACCAAGCAGCTCGGGCACGACGTCGTGGTCGTCATCTCCGCGATGGGTGACACGACCGACGAGCTGATGGACCTCGCCCTCCAGGTGACCCCGCAGCCGCCGCCACGTGAGCTGGACATGCTGCTGACCGCGGGCGAGCGGATGAGCGCGGCGCTGCTGGCCATGGCCATCGCCGACCAGGGGCTGCACGCGCGGTCGCTGACCGGCTCGCAGGCCGGCATCATCACCACCGGCACGCACGGCAACGCGCGGATCATCGACATCACCCCGGGTCGTATCACCAAGGCGCTCGACGCCGACGACATCGTCATCGTCGCCGGCTTCCAAGGCGTCGCCCAGGACACCAAGGACGTCACCACCCTCGGCCGCGGCGCGTCCGACACGACCGCGGTCGCGCTCGCCGCGTCGCTCGGCGCCGACTACTGCGAGATCTACACCGACGTCGACGGCGTCTACACCGCCGACCCGCGCATCGTGCCGAGCGCGCAGCGCATCCCCGAGATCTCCTACGAGGAGATGCTCGAGATGGCGGCGTGCGGGGCCAAGATCCTGCACCTGCGCTGCGTGGAGTACGCGCGGCGCGAGCGGGTGCCCGTGCAGGTGCGCTCCTCGTTCTCCGACAAGCCCGGCACGTGGGTCCGTGACCCTCAGCCCGTGGACCCCGACGCCCAGCCCGACCCCGAAGGAGCTCCCGTGGAGCAGGCCATCATCTCCGGCGTCGCGCACGACCGCGGCGAGGCCAAGATCACCATCGTCGGCGTGCCCGACAAGATCGGTGAGGCGGCCCGCATCTTCGAGGCCGTCGCCGCGACCGAGATCAACATCGACATGATCGTGCAGAACGTGTCGGCCGTCGCGACCTCGCGCACCGACATCTCCTTCACGCTGCCCAAGACCGACGGCGTCACCGCGATCACCGCGCTGAACGCGCTGCAGGAGGAGGTCGGCTTCACCGACGTCCTCTACGACGACCAGATCGGCAAGGTCTCCGTCGTCGGCGTCGGGATGCGCTCGCACCCCGGCGTCACGGCGAAGTTCTTCTCCGCCCTCGCCGCGGCGAACGTCAACATCGGGATGATCTCCACCTCCGAGATCCGCATCTCCGTCGTCGTCGACCAGGACGACGTCGACCGGGCGGTCGCGGCCGCGCACACCGCCTTCGGCCTCGACGCCACCGAGCAGGCCGTGGTGTACGCGGGGACCGGCCGCTAG
- the pulA gene encoding pullulanase-type alpha-1,6-glucosidase, with the protein MPPTAPARPADPRDRGRAGRRPSAAALVGAAALALLVPLLPSVPAAAATPTVALVGTLQSELGCPGDWQPDCPATELLPVDGQPGLYRATFVVPQGTYAYKVALDDSWDVNYGAGGAPGGGDIPLSAPGGPVTFTYDDSTHRVTDDAPVAVGSESAAQWLRKGTVALDLPDDRAGWTYRLWSAPEGGLTRDGDEITGGTSTPLELRGELSAGLRRAYPHLAAYESLRVPAAVQRRLPALLTGQLAVAAYDASGALQLVTGVQLPGVLDDVYPGARERTLGPTWKGSTPRVSVWAPTAKTVALRLQAGGEDGERTVAMRRDDDGVWSVKGKKSWRDARYRFEVEVYAPTTQKIETNLVTDPYSLGLTTDSERSVLVDLRSREVTPSGWKNLRKPAFRRDETPTVYELHVRDFSISDETVPAAHRGTYLAFTDRRSDGMTHLRQLADAGMGYVHLLPVNDIASIEEDRAKQQTPDCDLASYGPASEEQQACVTAVAGKDGFNWGYDPLHYTAPEGSYSTDPDGTARNREFRQMVAGLNGAGQRVVMDVVYNHTPASGQDPKSILDRVVPGYYQRLSATGAVENSTCCANTATEHPMMEKLMIDSVVTWAKEYKVDGFRFDLMGHQPKQAMLDLRRALDRLTVKRDGVDGKRVILYGEGWNFGEVADNARFVQATQAEMAGTGIGTFNDRLRDAVRGGGPFDEDPRVQGFASGLYTDPNGDTVNGSEADQLAALLLAQDRIKVGLAGNLKGYRFVDRTGARVRGDQVDYNGQPTGYTDRPGESVNYVEAHDNETLFDALTYKLPVATSMDDRIRMQSLALATTALSQGTSFWTAGGDQLRSKSFDRNSYDSGDWFNVLDWSKTDNGFGRGLPPKADNEAKWDAMRPLLAEADLKPGRSDIAEASRQADALLEIRRSTPLFALRTRAQVQQKVSFGAGGPDQTPGVITMRIDDTRGARVDRRWKGVVVVFNASPETTTQPVAGAAGKRFALHPVQAGGSDAVVRTAAYDRADGTFTVPGRTVAVFVQR; encoded by the coding sequence TTGCCGCCCACAGCCCCCGCACGTCCCGCCGACCCCCGCGATCGGGGTCGTGCGGGCCGCAGACCCTCCGCGGCCGCCCTCGTCGGCGCCGCAGCCCTCGCGCTCCTGGTCCCGCTGCTGCCGTCCGTGCCCGCCGCCGCGGCCACCCCGACGGTCGCCCTGGTCGGCACGCTGCAGTCCGAGCTCGGGTGCCCCGGTGACTGGCAGCCCGACTGCCCGGCCACCGAGCTCCTGCCCGTCGACGGGCAGCCCGGCCTCTACCGCGCCACCTTCGTCGTGCCCCAGGGCACCTACGCGTACAAGGTCGCGCTGGACGACTCGTGGGACGTCAACTACGGCGCCGGGGGTGCGCCCGGCGGCGGAGACATCCCGCTCAGCGCACCCGGAGGACCGGTGACGTTCACCTACGACGACAGCACCCATCGCGTGACCGACGACGCGCCCGTCGCCGTGGGCTCGGAGTCGGCGGCGCAGTGGCTGCGCAAGGGGACCGTCGCCCTCGACCTGCCCGACGACCGGGCGGGCTGGACCTACCGGCTCTGGTCGGCGCCCGAGGGCGGGCTGACCCGCGACGGCGACGAGATCACCGGCGGCACCTCCACGCCGCTCGAGCTGCGCGGCGAGCTCAGCGCCGGGCTGCGCCGGGCCTACCCGCACCTGGCCGCGTACGAGTCCCTCCGCGTCCCCGCGGCGGTGCAGCGCCGGCTGCCGGCCCTGCTGACCGGCCAGCTGGCGGTGGCCGCGTACGACGCCTCCGGCGCGCTGCAGCTGGTCACCGGCGTGCAGCTGCCCGGCGTGCTCGACGACGTCTACCCCGGTGCGCGCGAGCGCACGCTCGGGCCGACCTGGAAGGGTTCGACCCCACGCGTCTCGGTCTGGGCGCCCACCGCGAAGACGGTCGCGCTCCGCCTGCAGGCGGGCGGCGAGGACGGCGAGCGAACCGTGGCGATGCGCCGCGACGACGACGGCGTCTGGTCGGTCAAGGGGAAGAAGAGCTGGCGCGACGCCCGCTACCGCTTCGAGGTCGAGGTGTACGCGCCGACGACGCAGAAGATCGAGACCAACCTCGTCACCGACCCCTACTCGCTGGGGCTCACCACCGACTCCGAGCGCTCGGTCCTGGTCGACCTGCGCAGCCGCGAGGTCACGCCGTCGGGATGGAAGAACCTGCGCAAGCCCGCCTTCCGCCGCGACGAGACGCCGACGGTCTACGAGCTGCACGTGCGTGACTTCTCGATCAGCGACGAGACCGTCCCGGCCGCGCACCGCGGCACCTACCTGGCCTTCACCGACCGGCGCAGCGACGGGATGACCCACCTGCGCCAGCTCGCGGACGCCGGCATGGGCTACGTCCACCTGCTGCCGGTCAACGACATCGCCTCGATCGAGGAGGACCGCGCGAAGCAGCAGACGCCGGACTGCGACCTGGCCTCGTACGGCCCGGCGAGCGAGGAGCAGCAGGCCTGCGTCACCGCCGTCGCGGGCAAGGACGGCTTCAACTGGGGCTACGACCCGCTGCACTACACCGCGCCCGAGGGCTCGTACTCCACCGACCCCGACGGCACGGCGCGCAACCGCGAGTTCCGTCAGATGGTCGCCGGGCTCAACGGCGCCGGGCAGCGCGTGGTCATGGACGTCGTCTACAACCACACCCCGGCCTCGGGCCAGGACCCGAAGTCGATCCTCGACCGGGTCGTGCCCGGCTACTACCAGCGGCTGAGCGCCACGGGTGCGGTGGAGAACTCGACGTGCTGCGCGAACACCGCGACCGAGCACCCGATGATGGAAAAGCTCATGATCGACTCCGTCGTCACCTGGGCGAAGGAGTACAAGGTCGACGGATTCCGCTTCGACCTCATGGGCCACCAGCCCAAGCAGGCCATGCTCGACCTGCGCCGCGCGCTCGACCGGCTGACGGTGAAGCGCGACGGCGTCGACGGCAAGCGGGTCATCCTGTACGGCGAGGGCTGGAACTTCGGCGAGGTCGCGGACAACGCCCGGTTCGTGCAGGCCACGCAGGCCGAGATGGCCGGCACCGGCATCGGGACCTTCAACGACCGGCTGCGCGACGCCGTCCGCGGCGGCGGGCCCTTCGACGAGGACCCGCGCGTGCAGGGCTTCGCCAGCGGGCTCTACACCGACCCGAACGGTGACACGGTCAACGGCAGCGAGGCCGACCAGCTCGCCGCGCTGCTGCTCGCCCAGGACCGGATCAAGGTCGGGCTGGCGGGCAACCTCAAGGGCTACCGGTTCGTCGACCGCACCGGCGCGCGGGTCCGGGGCGACCAGGTCGACTACAACGGCCAGCCCACCGGCTACACCGACCGGCCCGGGGAGTCGGTGAACTACGTCGAGGCGCACGACAACGAGACGCTGTTCGACGCGCTCACCTACAAGCTCCCGGTTGCGACGTCGATGGACGATCGGATCCGCATGCAGTCGCTCGCGCTCGCGACGACCGCGCTCAGCCAGGGCACGTCCTTCTGGACCGCCGGGGGCGACCAGCTGCGCAGCAAGTCCTTCGACCGCAACAGCTACGACTCCGGCGACTGGTTCAACGTCCTCGACTGGTCCAAGACCGACAACGGCTTCGGCCGGGGGCTGCCTCCGAAGGCGGACAACGAGGCCAAGTGGGACGCCATGCGCCCGCTGCTGGCCGAGGCGGACCTGAAGCCGGGCCGGTCCGACATCGCCGAGGCCAGCCGCCAGGCCGACGCGCTGCTCGAGATCCGCCGCAGCACGCCGCTCTTCGCGCTGCGGACCCGCGCCCAGGTGCAGCAGAAGGTCTCCTTCGGCGCCGGCGGGCCCGACCAGACGCCGGGCGTCATCACGATGCGCATCGACGACACCCGGGGTGCGCGCGTCGACCGGCGCTGGAAGGGCGTGGTGGTGGTCTTCAACGCGAGCCCCGAGACGACGACGCAGCCCGTGGCGGGCGCGGCCGGGAAGCGCTTCGCCCTGCACCCGGTCCAGGCCGGCGGCAGCGACGCGGTCGTGCGGACGGCGGCGTACGACCGGGCCGACGGCACCTTCACGGTGCCGGGGCGGACGGTGGCGGTGTTCGTGCAGCGGTGA
- a CDS encoding N-acetylmuramoyl-L-alanine amidase yields MTARSATSVLAALVVALGLVAGCGSTEPQARSPLPAPPRTVFSPEPSADGPSSSSPTTLAVPSPSPSEAATPSATPTRTATAPLVVIDPGHSGRSIRSTDRATGLRDVDYPNYPEIYETFDVSTCVAAGLRADGYRVTLTKRRALDSVSLADRARVANEGRAALAISVHDDHSQGPAFQATYSQRGVKHGGAYHAMYRGTGSKRTVFRDADVARASEEAAATIARERTRAQGRPVSVRENTFTGRTPLEPGNLALVQLLAKVPWVYDEAGARSGSSTTRAMSIATEEAYAKGLLLGVEAAVPLATGRVAQPSAGVRQLRSCLVTAAEPGDGRATRPARYRPAA; encoded by the coding sequence ATGACGGCGCGGTCGGCGACCTCGGTCCTGGCCGCGCTCGTCGTCGCCCTCGGTCTGGTCGCGGGCTGCGGCTCCACGGAACCGCAGGCCCGATCGCCGCTGCCCGCACCGCCGCGGACCGTCTTCTCGCCCGAGCCGAGCGCGGACGGCCCGAGCAGCTCGAGCCCGACAACGCTCGCCGTCCCCTCGCCGAGCCCGAGCGAGGCCGCCACCCCGAGCGCGACGCCCACGCGTACGGCGACGGCTCCGCTGGTCGTGATCGACCCCGGGCACAGCGGCCGCTCGATCCGCAGCACCGACCGGGCGACCGGGCTGCGCGACGTCGACTACCCGAACTACCCCGAGATCTACGAGACGTTCGACGTCAGCACCTGCGTGGCCGCCGGCCTGCGGGCCGACGGCTACCGCGTCACGCTGACCAAGCGCCGGGCCCTCGACAGCGTCAGCCTGGCCGACCGCGCGCGCGTCGCGAACGAGGGTCGCGCGGCCCTGGCGATCAGCGTCCACGACGACCACTCGCAGGGACCGGCCTTCCAGGCGACCTACTCGCAGCGCGGCGTGAAGCACGGTGGCGCGTACCACGCGATGTACCGGGGGACCGGTAGCAAGCGGACCGTCTTCCGCGACGCCGACGTCGCGCGGGCGAGCGAGGAGGCCGCCGCGACCATCGCCCGGGAGCGCACGCGGGCGCAGGGTCGGCCGGTGTCGGTCCGCGAGAACACCTTCACCGGCCGGACGCCGCTCGAGCCGGGCAACCTGGCCCTGGTGCAGCTGCTGGCGAAGGTTCCGTGGGTCTACGACGAGGCCGGCGCGCGCAGCGGGTCGAGCACGACGCGGGCGATGAGCATCGCCACCGAGGAGGCGTACGCGAAGGGCCTCCTGCTCGGCGTCGAGGCCGCGGTGCCGCTCGCCACCGGCCGCGTGGCCCAGCCGAGCGCCGGGGTGAGGCAGCTCCGCAGCTGCCTCGTCACCGCCGCCGAGCCGGGCGACGGCCGCGCCACCCGACCCGCGCGCTACCGTCCGGCAGCGTGA
- a CDS encoding DUF1707 SHOCT-like domain-containing protein: MSEQGPTPQRIGDAERDRAAELLREHMAQGRLSAEEFDERIEAALKAKVATDLDPLFTDLPGPRPGQDVATQAYATPPWQRASRPAAAPVPPDPVMQPRAPGATALNSLTGVLWVVVPLVITFVPWLGWPHFWWLIFVPLVVSSVAGKNESERDKERKRIAQEQEKLDRRRRALGD; the protein is encoded by the coding sequence GTGAGCGAGCAGGGCCCCACACCGCAGCGCATCGGGGACGCGGAGCGCGACCGCGCCGCCGAGCTGCTGCGCGAGCACATGGCCCAGGGGCGGCTGAGCGCCGAGGAGTTCGACGAGCGCATCGAGGCCGCGCTCAAGGCCAAGGTCGCGACCGACCTCGACCCGCTCTTCACCGACCTCCCCGGGCCGCGGCCCGGGCAGGACGTCGCCACCCAGGCGTACGCGACCCCGCCCTGGCAGCGCGCGAGCAGGCCGGCCGCGGCGCCGGTGCCCCCGGACCCGGTGATGCAGCCGCGCGCGCCCGGGGCCACCGCGCTCAACAGCCTGACCGGCGTGCTCTGGGTCGTGGTCCCGCTGGTGATCACCTTCGTGCCCTGGTTGGGCTGGCCGCACTTCTGGTGGCTGATCTTCGTGCCGCTGGTCGTCTCCTCCGTGGCCGGCAAGAACGAGTCCGAGCGCGACAAGGAGCGCAAGCGGATCGCGCAGGAGCAGGAGAAGCTCGACCGGCGCCGCCGGGCCCTCGGCGACTGA
- a CDS encoding PHP domain-containing protein, whose translation MTPAPGRTVLPLDGHVHSEWSWDAVAGDMEATCARAVELGLPAVAFTEHVDHTRWLVSEGQLDERARGERREGTFAPGPLAVESYLAAVERCRERFPGLTVLSGVELGEPHWHADAVARVLASGPLDRVLGSLHSLPEGAYAAEPPELFRRRDADAVVHAYLAELAVMVAQTQTFEVLAHVDYPLRHWPAAAGPFEVHRFEDAFRHALRTLADSGRVLEVNTKGPMLPEVVRWWREEGGRVVTFGSDAHAPAGLGLRLAEAVAMAEAHGFRPGRHPYDRWTLPG comes from the coding sequence GTGACCCCAGCACCCGGCAGGACCGTGCTGCCGCTCGACGGCCACGTGCACAGCGAGTGGTCGTGGGACGCCGTCGCCGGCGACATGGAGGCGACCTGCGCCCGGGCCGTGGAGCTCGGCCTGCCGGCCGTGGCCTTCACCGAGCACGTCGACCACACGCGCTGGCTGGTCTCCGAGGGCCAGCTCGACGAACGCGCCCGGGGCGAGCGCCGCGAGGGCACCTTCGCCCCGGGCCCGCTCGCCGTCGAGAGCTACCTCGCCGCCGTCGAGCGCTGCCGGGAGCGCTTCCCCGGGCTGACGGTCCTCAGCGGCGTCGAGCTCGGCGAGCCGCACTGGCACGCCGACGCGGTCGCGCGCGTCCTGGCCTCCGGCCCCCTCGACCGCGTGCTCGGGTCGCTGCACTCGCTGCCTGAGGGTGCGTACGCCGCCGAGCCCCCCGAGCTCTTCCGGCGCCGGGACGCCGACGCGGTCGTCCACGCCTACCTCGCCGAGCTGGCGGTGATGGTCGCGCAGACGCAGACGTTCGAGGTGCTGGCCCACGTCGACTACCCGCTGCGGCACTGGCCCGCGGCGGCCGGTCCCTTCGAGGTCCACCGCTTCGAGGACGCGTTCCGGCACGCGCTGCGCACCCTCGCGGACAGCGGCCGCGTCCTGGAGGTCAACACCAAGGGCCCGATGCTCCCCGAGGTCGTGCGGTGGTGGCGCGAGGAGGGCGGTCGGGTGGTCACGTTCGGCAGCGACGCGCACGCACCCGCCGGGCTCGGCCTGCGGCTCGCCGAGGCGGTCGCCATGGCCGAGGCCCACGGCTTCCGGCCCGGGCGCCACCCGTACGACCGCTGGACGCTGCCCGGCTGA